One window of Longimicrobiaceae bacterium genomic DNA carries:
- the ruvA gene encoding Holliday junction branch migration protein RuvA, whose product MIVRIRGELLVRDLERVEVMTAGGVGYEVHIPTTVFERLPRLGEQVTLRTFQVVREDAHLLFGFLEETERTLFSRLLAASGVGPKLALGLLSAMSAEQLARSIRERNVAALTAVSGVGKKTAERIVVDLSGKLDDVAFAPSGLASRVPGLDEALRALAALGVSTPEADRAVRAVVAEKGPLPAPDLIRQALAKLK is encoded by the coding sequence GTGATCGTACGCATCCGCGGCGAGCTGCTGGTCCGCGACCTGGAGCGGGTGGAGGTGATGACGGCTGGCGGCGTGGGCTACGAGGTCCACATCCCCACCACCGTCTTCGAGCGGCTTCCGCGGCTGGGCGAGCAGGTCACGCTCCGCACCTTCCAGGTCGTGCGGGAGGATGCGCACCTGCTCTTCGGCTTTCTGGAGGAGACGGAGCGCACGTTGTTCTCGCGCCTCCTGGCCGCCAGCGGCGTGGGGCCCAAGCTCGCCCTCGGCCTCCTCTCCGCGATGTCGGCCGAGCAGCTGGCGCGGTCGATTCGCGAGCGGAACGTGGCGGCGCTCACGGCGGTGAGCGGGGTGGGGAAGAAGACGGCCGAGCGCATCGTGGTCGACCTCTCCGGTAAGCTGGACGACGTGGCCTTCGCGCCTTCGGGCCTGGCCTCGCGCGTGCCGGGATTGGACGAAGCCCTCCGCGCCCTCGCTGCCCTCGGCGTCTCGACTCCCGAAGCAGACCGCGCCGTCCGCGCCGTCGTCGCCGAGAAGGGCCCGCTCCCTGCCCCCGACCTCATCCGCCAGGCGCTCGCAAAGCTGAAGTGA
- the ruvC gene encoding crossover junction endodeoxyribonuclease RuvC — MRTASPTTEAARGGGLPVRPPRPGRTVVLGVDPGTAVTGYGVVARGGDGALSLLECGVIRTDAKAPLPERLRDIYEGVVEVLERNDPGVVAVEGVFYGKNVRSSLVLGHARGAILLAAALRDLEVVEYPPAEVKSAVTGAGAATKDQVGFMVARLLKLSAAPKPADAADGVAIALCHCFRGFGPASRAAAKSQLQTPRVRRKAL; from the coding sequence ATGAGGACAGCCTCTCCGACGACTGAGGCGGCGCGTGGTGGCGGGCTTCCCGTACGGCCGCCGCGGCCGGGCCGCACCGTGGTGCTGGGGGTGGACCCCGGCACGGCCGTGACCGGCTACGGCGTCGTCGCCCGCGGTGGCGACGGCGCCTTGTCGCTTCTGGAGTGCGGCGTGATCCGCACCGACGCCAAGGCGCCGCTGCCCGAGCGCCTGCGCGACATCTACGAAGGCGTGGTGGAGGTGCTGGAGCGCAACGACCCCGGCGTCGTCGCGGTCGAGGGCGTCTTCTACGGCAAGAACGTCCGCTCGTCCCTCGTGCTGGGCCACGCGCGCGGCGCCATCCTGCTCGCGGCCGCGCTGCGCGACCTCGAAGTCGTCGAGTATCCCCCGGCGGAGGTGAAGAGCGCCGTCACGGGCGCGGGTGCGGCCACGAAGGACCAGGTGGGCTTCATGGTCGCTCGCCTGCTCAAGCTGAGCGCCGCCCCCAAGCCCGCTGACGCGGCCGACGGCGTCGCCATCGCGCTGTGCCACTGCTTCCGCGGCTTCGGCCCGGCGTCTCGCGCCGCCGCCAAGTCGCAGCTCCAGACCCCCCGCGTGCGAAGGAAAGCCCTGTGA
- a CDS encoding YebC/PmpR family DNA-binding transcriptional regulator: MAGHSKWKQIKRKKAITDNKRAANWTKLIREITVAAKAGGGDPSGNPRLRLAIDTAKAANMPNENIDRAVKKGTGELEGVNYEEITYEAYGPAGVAIMVDALTDNGNRTVADIRKILSRNGGNLGTAGSVAWMFDRRGQILLDAERYDEGAVMEAALEAGALDMQADDGGFTVLTEVPDFHAVQDALRAQKLEWEDAELAMVPKNTVRVEGPDADKLVKLLDLLEELDDVQKVYSNADVDEDSLSDD; encoded by the coding sequence GTGGCCGGGCATAGCAAATGGAAGCAGATCAAGCGTAAGAAGGCGATCACCGACAACAAGCGCGCCGCCAACTGGACCAAGCTGATCCGCGAGATCACGGTGGCGGCCAAGGCGGGCGGCGGTGACCCCAGCGGAAACCCGCGCCTGCGCCTGGCGATCGACACGGCGAAGGCCGCCAACATGCCCAACGAGAACATCGACCGCGCCGTCAAGAAGGGCACGGGCGAGCTGGAGGGCGTGAACTACGAGGAGATCACGTACGAGGCGTACGGGCCGGCCGGCGTGGCGATCATGGTGGACGCGCTGACCGATAACGGCAACCGCACCGTGGCCGACATCCGCAAGATCCTGTCGCGCAACGGCGGCAACCTGGGCACAGCCGGCTCGGTGGCGTGGATGTTCGACCGGCGCGGCCAGATCCTGCTGGATGCCGAGCGGTACGACGAGGGCGCGGTGATGGAGGCGGCGCTGGAGGCGGGCGCCCTGGACATGCAGGCCGACGACGGCGGCTTCACGGTGCTCACCGAGGTGCCGGACTTCCACGCCGTGCAGGACGCGCTGCGCGCCCAGAAGCTGGAGTGGGAAGACGCCGAGCTTGCCATGGTGCCCAAGAACACCGTGCGCGTGGAGGGCCCCGACGCCGACAAGCTCGTCAAGCTGCTGGACCTGCTCGAGGAGCTGGACGACGTGCAGAAGGTGTACTCCAACGCCGACGTGGATGAGGACAGCCTCTCCGACGACTGA
- a CDS encoding 3'(2'),5'-bisphosphate nucleotidase CysQ — protein MLDLSADMEVAIAAVRAAGEAILPGFRSGQDVRYKSADQPVTDSDLLADEMLKAALIGARPEYGWLSEETKDSPDRLGRERVWVVDPIDGTNSFVKGIAEWAISVDLAVDGEAVLGIVHNPVTGELFHAVRGGGAFLNGEPIRVSAATPQASERTCLASRGEMKRGEFDRFHGWTLKPLGSTAYKMAKVADGTGDVFVSRGPKSEWDVCGADVIVTEAGGRVTDSLGRPLAYNRPNPEVQGTIATNGALHDPLCAFVGSLPPVTRVWR, from the coding sequence GTGCTCGATCTTTCGGCGGACATGGAGGTGGCGATCGCGGCGGTGCGGGCGGCGGGGGAGGCGATCCTGCCGGGCTTCCGCAGCGGGCAGGACGTGCGCTACAAGAGCGCCGATCAGCCCGTGACGGACTCGGATCTCCTGGCCGACGAGATGCTGAAGGCGGCGCTGATCGGTGCGCGGCCGGAGTACGGATGGCTCAGCGAGGAGACGAAGGACTCGCCGGACCGGCTGGGGCGCGAACGGGTGTGGGTCGTGGACCCCATCGACGGCACCAACTCGTTCGTGAAGGGCATCGCGGAGTGGGCCATCAGCGTCGACCTGGCGGTCGATGGAGAGGCCGTGCTGGGCATCGTGCACAATCCCGTGACGGGCGAGCTGTTCCACGCCGTCCGCGGCGGCGGAGCGTTCCTGAACGGCGAGCCGATCCGCGTCTCCGCCGCGACTCCGCAGGCGTCGGAGCGCACCTGCCTGGCGTCCCGCGGGGAGATGAAGCGCGGCGAGTTCGACCGGTTCCACGGCTGGACGCTGAAGCCGCTGGGCAGCACGGCGTACAAGATGGCGAAGGTGGCCGACGGCACCGGCGACGTCTTCGTCTCGCGCGGCCCGAAGAGCGAGTGGGACGTGTGCGGCGCCGACGTGATCGTCACCGAAGCCGGCGGCCGCGTCACCGACTCGCTGGGCCGGCCGCTCGCGTACAACCGCCCCAACCCGGAGGTGCAGGGCACCATCGCGACCAACGGCGCGCTCCATGATCCGCTCTGCGCCTTCGTCGGCTCGCTCCCGCCCGTGACCCGCGTCTGGCGCTGA
- a CDS encoding YciI family protein, translated as MFIVLLNYVKPIADVEAHTPAHRAYLDRHYASGRLICSGPRVPRTGGVLLARGDDEAELRALLADDPFQVHGIAEYELIRFQPGKHDPAFAPFLAPLA; from the coding sequence ATGTTCATCGTTCTGCTGAACTACGTGAAGCCGATCGCGGACGTGGAGGCGCACACGCCCGCGCACCGGGCGTACCTGGACCGGCACTACGCGAGCGGGCGGCTGATCTGCTCGGGCCCGCGCGTGCCCCGCACCGGCGGCGTGCTCCTCGCGCGCGGCGACGACGAGGCCGAGCTGCGCGCGCTGCTGGCCGACGATCCGTTCCAGGTGCACGGGATCGCCGAGTACGAGCTCATCCGGTTCCAGCCCGGCAAGCACGATCCGGCGTTTGCGCCCTTCCTCGCGCCGCTGGCCTGA